In Fibrobacter sp. UWB2, one DNA window encodes the following:
- a CDS encoding DUF4321 domain-containing protein has product MTHKNSLGRLLLFIFVGLILGGILSEALGALFGELGVLLNAGGYDNIVHTFFTEGPDFSIGFSGDTPQPVVIDLYFVKFALGFGFKGNALGAVGMGLAIYIMKWSGER; this is encoded by the coding sequence ATGACTCACAAGAACTCACTAGGACGTCTCTTACTATTCATTTTTGTCGGCCTTATTTTGGGCGGCATCTTGAGCGAAGCTCTCGGAGCTTTGTTTGGAGAACTCGGAGTCCTCTTGAACGCTGGTGGCTACGATAACATTGTACACACCTTCTTTACAGAAGGTCCCGATTTCAGTATCGGGTTTTCTGGCGATACACCGCAGCCCGTCGTCATTGATTTGTACTTTGTCAAATTTGCACTTGGTTTTGGCTTCAAAGGGAATGCCTTAGGTGCAGTTGGCATGGGCTTAGCTATTTACATCATGAAATGGTCCGGAGAAAGATAA